AGAGGGAGGCGCTCGTTCTGGACGGCGTGGGCGCATGCTTCTGGCGACAACTTCTTGCAGTCCATGAGGCAGCACAGCTTCTTCTTGTCGCTCTTGCTTAGGCTTGGGTGCTCCTGCTcaaattttgaaacaaagaatGTCAATTATTTACCAAATGAATATAGGACCATAGGAAATAAGAAATGAATGGGTTGCGATGACAGAAATGAATGCAAAAGAAATTCATAAACCAAAACAAAAACAGCAACAATTCAAATACATTAGGAATATATTTGGAAGTATGCACAAGAAAGTGATTTAGTACGCAATGTACATGCAGATGATGGGTTGTGTGACATTTGTAGTTTGCGAGTTGTAAGGGTACCTTCATATACATGTCAATGGCGCGGtatagcccatcatggaaaggccTTGAATTGCCTGAAATTGCCTCAGCAAGATTGATGAACTTCAAAACAGGGGTATTGGGGTCCTTTGCAACCTCGGTGAGATAACCATCAATGACTTTTGCTACCGTGATCATAGATGTACTAGGTGCTTGCACGTGACCGTTCACCTCAGCATTATGTTTCTGAGTATTTTTGTTATCTTGCCTCACATACTCCTCGACGATGCTAAGAATCATGTCAATGTCATAACCAGTTGTCTCCCCATCGACCGTAGGAATAAGAAGATCTGACACGGATGCTTCATCCAGCTGCCGTCCAATtctcttcacaagctctttcctGCACATCTCTCCACATTTAAGCAGATTGGTTGCCCTCAGTAGCTTTAGCAGGAAGCTGCATGAGACTGAGCCTTTCTCTGATGGTAACAAGCATGTGATGGTAACTAGCATCGCTCGGACCTTTCCATCACCATGGATCATTGAAACCTTGCTTAGTGAGGGGAGCTTCTTGTATGTGTAGGCTTTGATTGCCTCACCAACAGCATCCTTGGGCACCATACCCATTGTTTTGATTGCTGATATGACTTGCTTGTAGGAATCGATGTCGAGATCTGTGAGATCCTCGACCCACCAATCCTTTGGCACAGACGGCTGCTTCTTGACTCCATTCCATTGCATATCAAGGTCATTCTCAGTTGAGAGCTTCTTGCGATTGTACGTGTATGACCATTCAACCTTGGAGGTGTCAACAGAGGCTTTTGAAGCAATGGAATCAATGCAGTGGCTAACCAGCTTAAGATCCTCTGACCATGGTAAATGAGCCTTTGTTGTCCCAAGGACAATAATGGAATCTTTCCAACTCCTGAATATGCTTGAGCTGAGGAAGACATCAATCTTGTAGATCAGATTACCCTTGTCGACAGTTTCATTCATCTCCAAGTACTCCGCAGCGCAGCGGGCAGCAACGACATTGTACGCATTGAGTGTGACAACCATGCCATAGCAGAACTTGGCACATATCTCAAAAGCCTTTGGGCCACCAGGAATGTCATGGATGTGGATATCAATATTTTCATCACCAGTAGTTGGGATCAACTTCTGAAAGCGAGCACACTTGGATAGAAGTGGAAACTGCATGGATGGATGACGTAAAAATCAGGAAAATATAACTGCACGTTCCATTAGAAAATATAACAATACATTTGATAAAGAAGAAAAATATATAACAATGTCATCTCTGCAATGGAACAATGAATTGTGTGAACTCCATACCATAAACTAACTAACTTGAGTAAAACAACGAGAGCTAATAATATGTGATAAACAGAACACGTTACAAGGGTTTTTGCAATGGAAATA
This genomic window from Aegilops tauschii subsp. strangulata cultivar AL8/78 chromosome 4, Aet v6.0, whole genome shotgun sequence contains:
- the LOC109731547 gene encoding phototropic-responsive NPH3 family protein NPY4, translating into MKFMKLGSNPDTFQDDGSEVRIVETELVSDITVRLGNTKFYLHKFPLLSKCARFQKLIPTTGDENIDIHIHDIPGGPKAFEICAKFCYGMVVTLNAYNVVAARCAAEYLEMNETVDKGNLIYKIDVFLSSSIFRSWKDSIIVLGTTKAHLPWSEDLKLVSHCIDSIASKASVDTSKVEWSYTYNRKKLSTENDLDMQWNGVKKQPSVPKDWWVEDLTDLDIDSYKQVISAIKTMGMVPKDAVGEAIKAYTYKKLPSLSKVSMIHGDGKVRAMLVTITCLLPSEKGSVSCSFLLKLLRATNLLKCGEMCRKELVKRIGRQLDEASVSDLLIPTVDGETTGYDIDMILSIVEEYVRQDNKNTQKHNAEVNGHVQAPSTSMITVAKVIDGYLTEVAKDPNTPVLKFINLAEAISGNSRPFHDGLYRAIDMYMKEHPSLSKSDKKKLCCLMDCKKLSPEACAHAVQNERLPLRTVVQVLYHEQTRASAAATVRADSICIGSYESSRSGATTNTEDEWDGVIGVEDLSLSSKTTKLEKCHNAEKSHGSSKSTANGKAKGGATPKKVLGKMLSSKALTGERSSSDSSDSAILRSQDHPKRTPSRSTKPSAAA